In the Diadema setosum chromosome 11, eeDiaSeto1, whole genome shotgun sequence genome, GACAAATAACGAGGAATATGAAATACCGGTAAACTCCAGTCCCGCAAGATATAACATGAACTCCGTTCCCGCACGATACGAAATGGATCCAGTTCCCTCGTCGCCACACAGCCAGCATATTGTCTCGCCAGCTTCGAACCGCACATCAGTTGGTAACAAGTTCTTTGAATATCAACTCTAATCAGGAGGATATTAGACTCTTCGGTGTGTACCCCTATTCGATTCCGTGCGCATGAAGTGATTGACTAAGTTTTATGTTGAGGTCTTGCAGCGCTCCGTTGAGCTGTGGGGTAATTCCTTTCTTCTCTCATCTTCACCACTCCGTGGTACTGAGATGCGCTCATTTCAATACACGGATGGAGAACATACGTGTATGGTATGCAGATGTTGTACGTCATTGTTTGGTCGATGGAACGTTTCAACACGTACATTTCTTCttctatgtttcttttttgatatGCTATTTGTATATTTAGAATTatctaattcttttttttttacatgtcattTGTGTGGAGCGAAAACTCTATGTAGTGTTGATTTTTTGGTGTCATTAGCGATGGCAAAAGTATTCATAGAAAAGTGAAAAGATAATTTAtgacaaggatttttttttttgatctgtTAGATAGAATGGACATCTGAAATGATATCATGACAACTTATTAATTGAATGAGAATATTCCTGCGTTTGTAATTCAACCCGTTTGGATGATACGTTGTATCCAGTTTATGTGGTAATGAATAGTCAAAACACTTTTCGAGTGTGTGTCGggcagaatgaaaaaaaaaatgagtactTGCAGAACAAAATATCGAAATTAGCTTATTTACTTTAGCGACACATTAGCATAAAGGCATGGACACTGAAATTACGCAATAAAAACTATgctgcttttctttttctcattgtGTGTATGAGCGAATGACACAGCTATACATTTGCGGTACACGCTGATTCGTCAGCTGAACTACATCAAACTGGCGATATGATAATGTCATGGACGCAATGTTTGAGAGTCTCTGTCATGCAGAAGGCTCAGCGCAAACAGGGCTCAGCAAAAGAGGGCGCTCTGGCGGTAACAACTTTCTTGTCAATAATGTCGCTGAACAACATAATCACCTCAGAGACAGTAATTTTCACGCAACTGCTGATTTGATCTTTTTCAAGGGCTGCACCACAAGGCTTCCAAATCTTTTACAGAATTTCCTTTGTACATTAATAAGCTCAGATTTCAGGACTTTGTAGTTTCATTGTGCAAGTCGTACTGCTGCAGATATATAAAGTCCTTCTCGGTTGTGTCAAATATATTATTTGCGAGTTTTCTTTCAGCGCAGTGTCATTGTAGTAGCATGGTGTGTGTTAGATGCATGCCGTGGCTGTTAGCATGGGATTTGTTGTGACGAACCAATGTCCCATTGTGAAGTACACGGAAAACTCGGCATAAAGAGGTCTGGTATAGTAACTGATATcgcatttttgttcttttggtAACAAATGATTTAAGTCCTTCATTACCTTTGTTATACAGTTTGTACCAAGTTTTCGACGAGTCGATAAAACGTCTGTCTTTTCCATACATCACAGAATACCATCGAGGTTTCaagtaacataaaaatacatgtgtttgtgatgatatcatattcatttcacatCAATTCAAATTCCTGGCGCCTGGAAAAGACATCGAATActtagaatgatttttttttgtgtgtgtgtcaactgAAACGAAATTCTTAaaagaaaatctcaaaatctcaAACTCTTGGTTAAATAATGtcaactttgaaaagtaatgtTACGGAACTATGAAACAAACAACGCTTtcgtttttcatattttttttctctgcgtTCTGTGTCCTTATTTTGTGTATCTGTTCCTCTGTTTGTCATTCATTTGTGATTAGTTGAATAGGGAGTCAAGTGACATACGCGACTTGTGCTATAGAGCACGGTCGGGCTAAAGTACTCTGAATTCTTGCATGGGGAATTTATGATAAGAATACCCCGATTTATTTATAACAAATGGtgcacataattataatacataTTCAAATGCTTAATTACACCTTTGTGTAATTCTGTTCCACCAAGAGTGATGAGACCTGGACGAAATAGCGATGAACTGAACTAATTATACATCTGTCGTGCATATctatatagtacatgtattgtctTTCGAGATCTTGCAATATTTTGCATAATGTCAGTGTCACGTATTACAAAACATATTGCACAATTCCATCCCCTCTTCTGTAAAGTGAAATGCTATACTTCGAATTCAAGCTGACCttaataaacaaagcaaaatcacACAAGACCCCACGAGTTTCATTAAAAACAGTTAATACTCATAAGTAGGCCCTGATAGAATTTCGCTATACAATAATGTTGTTCCCTGCTCTTATTTGCATATGTGATTTTCAACACTAAATTCGTAAATACAAACCCTAAAACTACGACGTATCATTTAAATGTCTGATTTGACTCCAGCCTTTgcgtttgttttattttactctCTTTATCGAAGCCAATTCGAACTTGGGTGCCTCTGTACCACCGTAACAAAACTTATCATTTTGAGAACCTAGCAAGTACTGTATGAAAATGCTTCTGGATCATCAGTTCGAAAATTGGGAGCATGGGCAGATTTGATTGTGTTCAATGATTTCCTATACCTATATCAATCTTTGCACTTTATGGCGTACCTCAGCTTCGGCAAATCAATTCatttctatttatctatatcaATTAATTTCCATACATCcgttgatttatttattcatttttctattcatttgtgaTTCTGTATTAAATgaattgtatagttttggttgagacctagcTTCAGGTTTcttttgttgagataatgagaaacctcttatgaaataatattatgaaagagcgtgtaattccatgaggaaatgaatattttttttttgatgaaaattgattttgaaatggctgagatatccaaaacagagcgatcccaataaaaggtgggacccaccttttattacgatcgctttgttttactttgtttttggatatgtcagccattccaaaaccgactttcatcaaataaacgttgaattcctcttatataagaatggtatggtctgtactttttcataagttgtttcttggtatctcgcaaaaagttaaaagccttatcctcatctccaccaatactctgtactatccctttaatcgTTGCTTATTCCTAAAATCAAGAACATCCTTATGGGAACTTCATGCTAaactattcataacaaaatgcaGTGTATTCCGAAATGAATACTATAGTACTGGTTACCGTTCTTTACATAAAGTGATTAACGTACAGTATTGTTAAGATACGACGAGATCACACATAAGAAAAGATACTTAAGATCATGATACGTGATTGAGCATTATCATCGTTGATCATTCATGTAACGTTTTTAATAAATGTTCAAAACTGTCCAAAAGCTGTACATATCATTAATCACCGATGACTATCACACGTAAGCTTGTATATTCCGTATcatcttttcctctctctctctctctctctcacatgcacacacacacacacacacacacatacacacatatacaaactctgtctctgtctctctcatcTTGACGTTTCTGTCATGAGTAATCAATATTTCAATACTTTAGTAATGAATATATACATGCTGAAACATCCGCCTTATATACAGACACTACACTGGCTGGCTATTACAGAAAGAACAGAGACTCGGTGCAATCAAAAAAATTAACATACCCATATTCTCGTttgcattgtacaatgtacaaaaagattttttttttttcattacaaaaaGAGATCGTTTCACATTAAGTGAAACAAATTGAAACTTTTCAGAACTTCGAACGGTAGTTACCTTCAACAACGATAACCAAAAACAAGCTTTGTTTCACAGATGTTTAGTTCCAAAAAAGTTGATTTTATACACATCAAccacgaaataaaaaaaaagaatcccttAATGTGCATTAAAATCACCAATTTATATCTGCGTTATCGTATGCCAGTGGTTCGAATCAAATTTGATGACATATTGTATTTGCTCGAGATTCCTATCTTACCGACATGTATgtcatatattaaacacttgaCTACATCCCAATAATGACGTCATCCTAAAGCGGTTTTCCAAGAACTGTGATTATACCACTTACTTTAAGTGGCTATCTACTTCCTGACTCATTTGCTACGATACATCttttatgtaaaaaagaaagaaagaaagaaagaaagaaaacagagcAATTGAAGATCGAGCCATCCGATTTGGCACGCGGTCGAAGCATAAGAACAAACTGTATATTTCTGGAAGCGAAAGATAATCCTCGAGAATTTAAAGAGACTATCGTGTTAATACAAACGTTCTTGATGGCAAGATGATCATGAACGCATGGCCCACAACCTCAACAATTTGACGAAAGTCTTTGAATGTTTCCATCACACTACAAAATCTGACGTTCTTCAACATCATAACTCATGATGACATGCAAACAAAATATCGATTAATCTTATACACAGAGCAGCATTTTTAATCCAATTTTCATCCCAATTTGTTGCCATACCAAATCTACTACAAACAAGCACATCATTTTGCTCACAAAGCAGCTCCCAAAACCCACTTGTTTAATTTCCAACTTTATCTGTTGTTTACAATATCATGCGCTTGCAGTAACTCACACTATTGTATAACTGTGCATCAAACCTTAAACAACTCTACTAAAACTTGAGAAGTCATAGTCATACAAGGCACATTGCACCACGTAAACAGCATAAAAAGACGCGAGGAAATACATCGGCAAATCTGAGACAAACGGcgaccagggccccatttcataagagatgttaggatagcaactcttactagaatggcaacttcccatagcaacagccaatcaggaagctagattcttgtcgttaccttgacaattgccattccagcaagagttgctatcagatcaactttttttaatgaaaatgggGCACAACAGATATCAAAAAGTAAACACACTGATACGTGTACTAAAACAACTATGCTCTTGTTGAAAGTAAGGAGCAAGATGCGCATGGAAGCAAATATTGAATGCTTTCTAGACttacgaggaaaaaaaaaggtacctCATCAGAGCTATTACACTGCACCATATGAACATGACTAGCAATTAAATTCACACGATAAAAATTCACGTTAACTCTTTTAAGGTGTCGACGATCAATCACATAGTGTTTttacaaaatgcagaaaaagTTGTTACGTAAGGCGAGACTAAATTCACAGTATTTACCTATTGGGCAAAAACGGACATACTACGgtttcataatgatatcataactATGCACTGTGTATAGCAAAGTTAGTTGTCCTGTACCACTTGACTATACAATGTTGTAAATATCAACTGGATATATACCACCTTTAAAGGGAATATTGGAACAATGCAGAAAAATATCGATACTCTGCAGAATcatgaaatgaagtaaaataaaaTCTTCGCGGATTCCCCCGGTGTCCTTTGGCGATTCGTTTAGAAACAGGCACTTCTAGAGAGGAAGGCGATTTAGGTCTTAACTTCAAGGTCGAATTTGTACCACAACACATTCCAATCAACATTGACACCCTTTAAATTTTCAATTACATAATTGATATCCTGCCAGAAATCATCGATGACAAATAAAGTTGTACATGAAGTCGGCTCGCTTAAATGAATTGACACGATATGACGCTTCTTTGTCGTTTCTGTCTTTGTTGCGGACGCTAGATCATTATGTAAATATTCTATATGACATCTaacatcatgattttttttcttgatcaacTCGAGAAACGTAATTATGGAAGTGGGATTAGGTTCCTGAGTCAAATTCCTCAATACTTCGTAATCAATAGTATCAACAGAATACATTTCAACTGAGAACATACACTCCAACAGCTCCTAGGTCGCTTTTGCTACAGCAACATCACTTGTCAGGAGATCTATACAGAAagttttctttgatttgttaTATCTGTATTCCACATTAAAACGTGTACAGAATACTTGGAATGGCGAACATTCATCTATTAAAGTGTCCTTGTTAGGATCCGACCGAATTATTTGAACGAGAAAGAGTAATGCAGCACCCCATGTGACGTCACAACGTGGTCTCTGAAAGGTGACGTCATGCTCTGTAATCATTATCACTCAGAGCATGTATATCGGGCACTGGTGTGCCGAAGTTAGccgtaccagggaggtgaaacGAAattcgtctcacctccctggccGAATTGACACAGCGGCGTACGGCCAACTTCGTCACTGTGGAGAGAGGGGGAAGAGGGAGAGGGAAGAGGCTCCTCACCAGTCCAAGAATCTTCTACCGCCCTCACAGCATCGGAGCAGCGCGAGGCGAAGCCGTCTCTTTCCTTGCCAGTTCTTGTTCCCCATCCCTTTCACCTTCAGAAAGTCCAAAATGTCTCTCCCACGCTATTCAAGGACGAATCCATCTCATCCCGATCAGATGAAATATTCGTGTTTATCTCTAGACGAGGAGTCCGTAGACTGCAGGGTAACGAAAGGTTCCGCCAGCCCTCCGCCACTCTGGTTCGTGCTGCCTCCGCTGTTCCTGTTGGATCGACTCTGCCCGGTGCCACTGTAGCTGCTGTGTACGGGGAATTCGTTGGCTCTCTCGAATCCCTTATCACCTAGCTGGTGGTGACTCCCGTACTCTTTGGAACCGAACGTGCCATTCCTATCGAGATTACTTCCGTAGCCGTCATTGTAGGCGTCCCCTCTGCGCGACATGTCGTTGCTACCCTTGTATCCGAACGGCTCGGACGTGCCGCGCGCGTAGGTGCCGCTATCACCAAATGCGTCGTTGTTCATGTTGGACGAGACGTAGGGATCCACGACGTTTGCTTCGTATGACTGCTGGGTGGCGAAGCGCTCTCGATCGCTGAACGACTCGTTCTGGTTGTCGAAGGCTTCCATGTATGCAGTCTTCAGCGCAGGCATCTCCTCGATATCTGCTTCCTGTGGTCTGTAGTCTTGCCCTCCTCCTCCCAAGGTGGAGCCCCCAAACGTGCTACCGCCATAGTTGCTACCCGCGTAGTTGCTGCCAGCGTAGTTGCTACCATAGTTGCTAGTAGTGTAGTTGCTACCCCCGTAGCTGCTCCCTGGGCCCCCAGTCGGTTTCAGTTCCTGCATAGTATACAGATTTTCTCTGCTGGATTTCATGCCTTCGTTCTTGTAGGCGCTCTGTTTGATCACGGAAGCTGAGGTCGAGGTGGCAAGGGCACCATTAGAGGGACCACCGTTCAGATGACGGACCGAAGCACGGCTACCACGGAGCGATGCTCTAGTCCCGGATAGCGACTTCTTACTGCCACGGAGGCTGGTGGTACGATGGATGTAAGTACCGGTGCGCTTGTCCACATAGCCATCCTTGAAGCGGTCACGCAGCTTGGCGTAGTTGGCCGAGAAGTTGAGAACGTAGTGAATCTGAACACAGAATAgattttacattaaaaagaaattaaaatataCAACAGAAGATATCTGTcgaaaaagcaacaacaacaactaagcTTTGTCCTTGAGAGAATCTCCTCTCCCACTGCATAAGCTTATGATGCTTTTATGAAGAATTCGCAAAGACAGTTTCCATCAAAATGGTTATCATCtcattcttatgtatttctgcaGCCCCGATTCTTTCGAACTGCCCAAGCCTGTCATTGTTCGAGTCTTGTTTCATGTCAAACTAAAATATTGGCCACAAATGCTCTCTCTTCATTATGTACAGCGCACAATTCTTTTCTTTAGGATCTGTTCCCTCCGTTTCCTATCATCGTATTGAGACAGTCACATGTTACTTCAAAAAGATGCATGAATGACAGGATGTCATGACGAAATGTACAAAGACAACCAAGAAACGAAAGGAAATATCTAGTCTAGCGGGAAAGTGTCAATTTGATTTCAACTCT is a window encoding:
- the LOC140235168 gene encoding uncharacterized protein; its protein translation is MSIAGFSMAESVYYEEPYTVPGPCKTCCLRCPCPNLLTTIVYLIGVVAFCVGVVLASDETVNIFLWNDTLKGVMSDWLLYVKIGVAVGTAVMVILCVLMLATAYLGTGATRKEFVCRFRTRAKGRCQTGMVLTIAYVLLMIWLIIMVITVIPTFFFSVHAGGVCRSAKDQLNQERYFYECLDLRQWGLINYDPEASRWADPRLPSTEEEDFFMCNEDLVYMCDSDVLIYYGVALAGVILTVIALIHYVLNFSANYAKLRDRFKDGYVDKRTGTYIHRTTSLRGSKKSLSGTRASLRGSRASVRHLNGGPSNGALATSTSASVIKQSAYKNEGMKSSRENLYTMQELKPTGGPGSSYGGSNYTTSNYGSNYAGSNYAGSNYGGSTFGGSTLGGGGQDYRPQEADIEEMPALKTAYMEAFDNQNESFSDRERFATQQSYEANVVDPYVSSNMNNDAFGDSGTYARGTSEPFGYKGSNDMSRRGDAYNDGYGSNLDRNGTFGSKEYGSHHQLGDKGFERANEFPVHSSYSGTGQSRSNRNSGGSTNQSGGGLAEPFVTLQSTDSSSRDKHEYFI